The proteins below come from a single Algiphilus sp. genomic window:
- a CDS encoding TetR/AcrR family transcriptional regulator: MTGSARPQGGRRYRGRSTDELRAERRQRLLDAALARIGRRGYAGLTIERVCSDARVSTRHFYEHFGSREALLQALFERFTDDTRRIVGEALSSGDGDPMERALGAVAAFVRFALADPARARLAFIETVGVSPDMERRRRDAIGHFVSLIAGAAEQLAERGVLPRRQFHLAAVALVGATNELIVEWLSGDTGLSASQMERAIMDLFRTLIMGARARSGAAP; encoded by the coding sequence ATGACCGGTAGCGCGCGCCCCCAGGGCGGCCGGCGCTACCGCGGCCGGAGCACCGACGAGCTGCGCGCCGAGCGGCGCCAGCGGCTGCTCGACGCCGCGCTCGCCCGCATCGGCCGACGCGGCTACGCGGGACTGACCATCGAGCGCGTGTGCAGCGACGCGCGCGTGTCCACGCGGCACTTCTACGAGCACTTCGGTTCGCGCGAAGCGCTGCTTCAGGCCCTGTTCGAACGCTTCACAGACGACACCCGGCGGATCGTGGGCGAGGCGCTCTCGTCGGGCGACGGCGATCCGATGGAGCGCGCCCTCGGTGCGGTCGCCGCCTTCGTGCGCTTTGCGCTGGCCGATCCGGCGCGCGCGCGACTCGCGTTCATCGAGACGGTCGGCGTATCGCCCGACATGGAACGCCGGCGGCGCGACGCCATCGGGCACTTCGTCTCGCTCATCGCGGGCGCCGCCGAGCAGCTCGCCGAGCGCGGCGTCCTGCCCCGCCGCCAGTTCCACCTGGCGGCAGTGGCGCTGGTCGGCGCCACCAACGAGCTCATCGTGGAATGGCTCAGCGGCGACACCGGCCTCTCGGCGAGCCAGATGGAACGTGCCATCATGGACCTGTTCCGCACGCTGATCATGGGCGCCCGTGCGCGCTCGGGTGCGGCGCCCTGA
- a CDS encoding outer membrane lipoprotein-sorting protein — MIDRIRHCCIARRALWTAAALLLAGPAGADDAAAETDAAAKGRAIAERAWERGEGYGDLKADVEMTIITGSGQQATRDMRIRLLEMPGEASRALTRVEAPRDVAGTALLTHTGDDGDVQQWLYLPAASRTRRISSENRSGSFMGSEFSFDDFAAQPPSRYRFAHLRDETVDGMRCHVLRREPVEDDRPGYQHAWLDTEHLQLRRVEYHDARGDITRVLTVGEYETFEGADGGTYRRAQFLRMENQRTGAASELRWSGIALDTGLSERDFDVAALSRRR; from the coding sequence ATGATCGACCGCATCCGGCACTGTTGCATCGCGCGCCGCGCCTTGTGGACGGCCGCCGCCCTCCTGCTCGCCGGCCCGGCGGGGGCCGACGACGCCGCCGCCGAAACCGACGCGGCCGCGAAGGGACGCGCCATCGCCGAGCGCGCCTGGGAGCGCGGCGAAGGCTATGGCGACCTGAAGGCCGACGTCGAGATGACCATCATCACCGGCAGCGGCCAGCAGGCGACCCGCGACATGCGCATCCGCCTGCTCGAGATGCCGGGGGAGGCCAGCCGTGCGCTGACACGGGTCGAGGCGCCCCGCGATGTCGCCGGCACCGCACTGCTCACGCACACCGGCGACGACGGCGACGTGCAGCAGTGGCTCTATCTGCCGGCCGCATCGCGCACGCGCCGCATCAGCAGCGAGAACCGCAGCGGCTCCTTCATGGGCAGCGAGTTCAGCTTCGATGATTTCGCGGCCCAGCCACCATCGCGCTACCGCTTTGCGCACCTCCGCGACGAGACCGTCGACGGCATGCGCTGTCACGTCCTGCGGCGCGAACCGGTGGAGGACGACCGGCCCGGCTACCAGCACGCCTGGCTCGATACCGAGCATCTGCAGCTGCGCAGGGTCGAATACCACGACGCCCGCGGCGACATCACCCGCGTGCTCACGGTCGGGGAATACGAGACCTTCGAGGGTGCCGACGGCGGCACCTACCGGCGCGCGCAGTTCCTGCGCATGGAGAACCAGCGCACCGGTGCAGCCTCCGAGCTGCGCTGGTCCGGCATCGCCCTCGACACCGGCCTGAGCGAGCGCGACTTCGACGTCGCGGCGCTGTCGCGCCGCCGCTGA
- a CDS encoding MMPL family transporter, translating into MLVAARERLVAWRGAAAIVAVALAGLAAAGVQHLSFTTDYRAFFSEDNPDLAQLEFIEENFARAETLVITIAPDSGDVFDAHALEAVRWLSGEVLRLPYSKGVSSITEYYPARGREGELVVEPLIPDRPLDDDERARIRADALADDRITGIMLARDGAATGLIAHFELPHEEPEVEIQAVADAARAMMADFRTRPFSDGIETHLAGVMMLNDAMSGVLMGEAFALYPLVFLVMFVLLALLLRSLAATAVTVAVIVMSAGAAMGAAGWLGITLTSPSLTAGLVVMTLAVADCVHMLTTMGLRAQAGDTPRDALLHSIRVNFLPILLTSVTTAIGFLGLNLSDSPPYRDLGNLVAIGVMAALAFSMMVLPWWCMRFPVRRPPVTRGMHRALVALADTVTRRRRMLLTLGAVVVVAALAALPQNRFGDNYVHFFESDHPFREATEFTNAELTGMQYVEYVFDAGGDGAAMEPAFLRDMHAYAEWLRTQPEVRKVSSVVGVLQSLNQAMHDGDPAFHRLPESRPEAAQYLLLYELSLPSGVDLTHLVNIHKSAARMTVQLDTISSEAIRQFDERAVAWQRRHFDHAAVARGAGVSIMFAHIARRNFVSMLWGTGIAFGVISLLLLAAFRSPRLAAISLAPNLLPAIIGFGIWGVTVGQVGLSLAVVGSLTLGIIVDDTLHMLNRYARARRAGADAEAAVREALTQVGPALVITSLVLFVGFALFTTSGFLLTVHFGALTAIVIAAALLADFFLLPPLLLWLDRR; encoded by the coding sequence ATGCTCGTCGCCGCCCGCGAGCGCCTGGTGGCGTGGCGCGGTGCCGCGGCGATCGTCGCCGTGGCGCTGGCCGGCCTGGCCGCCGCGGGTGTCCAGCACCTGTCGTTCACCACCGACTACCGCGCATTCTTCTCCGAGGACAACCCGGATCTCGCCCAGCTCGAGTTCATCGAGGAGAACTTCGCGCGCGCCGAGACGCTGGTCATCACCATCGCACCCGACTCGGGCGACGTGTTCGACGCGCACGCGCTGGAGGCAGTGCGCTGGCTCTCCGGCGAGGTGCTGCGACTGCCGTACAGCAAGGGCGTGTCGTCGATCACCGAGTACTACCCCGCACGCGGCCGCGAGGGCGAGCTGGTGGTCGAGCCGCTGATTCCGGACCGACCGCTCGACGACGACGAGCGCGCGCGCATCCGCGCCGACGCGCTGGCCGACGACCGCATCACCGGCATCATGCTGGCGCGGGACGGCGCCGCCACCGGCCTCATCGCCCACTTCGAGCTGCCGCACGAGGAACCCGAGGTCGAGATCCAGGCGGTGGCCGATGCCGCCCGGGCGATGATGGCCGATTTCCGCACCCGGCCCTTCTCCGACGGCATCGAGACCCACCTCGCCGGGGTCATGATGCTCAACGACGCCATGTCCGGCGTGCTGATGGGCGAGGCCTTCGCGCTCTATCCGCTGGTGTTCCTGGTCATGTTCGTGCTGCTGGCACTGCTGCTGCGCTCGCTGGCGGCGACCGCGGTCACGGTGGCGGTGATCGTGATGAGCGCCGGCGCTGCCATGGGCGCCGCCGGCTGGCTCGGCATCACGCTGACCTCGCCGTCGCTGACCGCCGGGCTGGTGGTGATGACGCTGGCGGTGGCCGACTGCGTGCACATGCTCACCACCATGGGCCTGCGCGCGCAGGCCGGCGACACGCCGCGCGACGCGCTGCTGCACAGCATCCGGGTCAACTTCCTGCCCATCCTGCTGACCAGCGTCACCACGGCGATCGGCTTCCTGGGCCTGAACCTCAGCGACTCACCGCCCTACCGGGACCTCGGCAACCTGGTGGCCATCGGCGTCATGGCGGCGCTCGCGTTCAGCATGATGGTGCTCCCCTGGTGGTGCATGCGCTTTCCCGTGCGGCGCCCGCCCGTCACGCGCGGCATGCACCGCGCGCTGGTGGCGCTGGCCGACACGGTGACGCGCCGCCGCCGGATGCTGCTGACACTCGGTGCCGTGGTCGTCGTGGCGGCGCTGGCGGCGCTGCCGCAGAACCGTTTCGGCGACAACTACGTGCACTTCTTCGAATCCGACCACCCCTTCCGCGAGGCGACCGAGTTCACCAATGCCGAGCTCACCGGCATGCAGTACGTCGAGTACGTCTTCGATGCGGGCGGCGACGGCGCCGCCATGGAGCCCGCCTTCCTGCGCGACATGCACGCCTACGCGGAATGGCTGCGTACACAGCCCGAGGTGCGCAAGGTGAGCTCGGTGGTCGGGGTCCTGCAGTCGCTCAACCAGGCCATGCACGACGGCGACCCGGCCTTCCATCGCCTGCCCGAGTCGCGCCCCGAGGCCGCACAGTATCTGCTGCTCTACGAGCTCAGCCTGCCCAGCGGCGTCGACCTCACGCACCTGGTCAACATCCACAAGTCGGCGGCACGCATGACGGTACAGCTGGATACCATCAGTTCCGAGGCCATCCGGCAATTCGACGAGCGCGCGGTGGCCTGGCAGCGCCGGCATTTCGACCATGCCGCGGTGGCCCGTGGCGCCGGCGTGTCGATCATGTTCGCGCACATCGCGCGCCGGAACTTCGTCTCCATGCTCTGGGGCACCGGCATCGCCTTCGGCGTCATCAGCCTGCTGCTCCTGGCGGCCTTCCGAAGCCCACGGCTGGCGGCGATCAGCCTGGCGCCCAACCTGCTGCCCGCGATCATCGGCTTCGGCATCTGGGGCGTGACGGTGGGCCAGGTGGGCCTGAGCCTCGCCGTGGTCGGCTCGCTGACGCTGGGCATCATCGTCGACGACACGCTGCACATGCTCAATCGCTACGCGCGCGCCCGCCGCGCCGGCGCCGATGCCGAGGCCGCGGTGCGCGAGGCGCTGACCCAGGTCGGCCCGGCGCTCGTGATCACGTCGCTGGTCCTGTTCGTCGGCTTCGCGCTGTTCACCACCTCGGGCTTCCTGCTCACCGTGCACTTCGGCGCACTGACCGCCATCGTCATCGCCGCCGCGCTGCTCGCCGACTTCTTCCTGCTGCCGCCGCTGCTGCTGTGGCTCGACCGGCGCTGA
- the dapA gene encoding 4-hydroxy-tetrahydrodipicolinate synthase yields the protein MADPLQQITGSIVALVTPMDVDGAVDYDALDRLVEWHITEGTSAIVAMGTTGESATLDNDEHIAVVRRTVATAAGRIPVIAGTGANATAEAISLTRAAAECGADAALLVTPYYNKPPQEGLYRHYRAVAEAVDLPQILYNVPGRTGCDMQPATVARLAGIPNIIGLKEALADAGRVRELVSLGLPADFALYSGDDPTARDSMLAGFHGDISVVANVAPAAMARMCAAAVGGDAEAAAEADLPLAGLHKWLFVEPNPIPVKWALHEMGRIGSGIRLPLVPLSTDHHDALREALRTAGVLH from the coding sequence ATGGCGGATCCGTTGCAACAGATCACCGGCAGCATCGTGGCGCTGGTCACCCCCATGGACGTGGACGGCGCCGTCGACTACGACGCGCTGGACCGCCTCGTGGAGTGGCACATCACCGAGGGCACCTCCGCCATCGTCGCGATGGGCACGACCGGCGAGTCCGCCACGCTCGACAACGACGAGCACATAGCCGTGGTGCGTCGCACGGTGGCGACCGCGGCCGGCCGCATCCCGGTGATCGCCGGGACCGGCGCCAATGCCACCGCCGAGGCCATCTCGCTGACCCGGGCCGCTGCCGAATGCGGCGCCGATGCCGCGCTGCTGGTGACGCCGTACTACAACAAGCCGCCGCAGGAGGGCCTCTATCGGCACTACCGCGCGGTGGCCGAGGCCGTGGACCTGCCGCAGATCCTCTACAACGTGCCCGGGCGCACCGGCTGCGACATGCAGCCGGCGACGGTCGCGCGGCTCGCCGGGATTCCCAACATCATCGGTCTCAAGGAAGCGCTGGCCGATGCCGGCCGCGTGCGCGAACTGGTCTCGCTCGGCCTGCCGGCGGACTTCGCGCTCTATTCCGGGGACGACCCCACCGCCCGTGACAGCATGCTGGCCGGCTTCCACGGCGACATCTCCGTGGTGGCCAACGTGGCGCCGGCCGCCATGGCCCGCATGTGCGCGGCCGCGGTGGGCGGGGATGCCGAAGCTGCGGCCGAGGCGGATCTGCCGCTGGCCGGCCTGCACAAGTGGCTGTTCGTCGAGCCCAATCCCATCCCGGTGAAGTGGGCGCTGCACGAAATGGGCCGCATCGGCAGCGGCATCCGCCTGCCGCTGGTACCGCTGTCCACCGATCACCACGACGCGTTGCGCGAGGCGCTGCGTACCGCCGGAGTCCTGCACTGA
- a CDS encoding ACT domain-containing protein encodes MSTADNLLSISVLAPARPRITLDLFRAVRERGCEIEDCRLAPAGALVGASLLISGSWAALGKLETALPNIAQKFDMQVQFARCGEREAAPDYRPYAVEVFAPQHADLIVHLLEFFAGQDVDVPEVMIQKYASQHTGASMCSVHMVVHVPVNQHPQALRESFMDLCDDLNADGLLDPIKT; translated from the coding sequence ATGAGCACTGCCGACAACCTGCTGTCCATCTCCGTGCTGGCGCCGGCCCGCCCGCGCATCACGCTCGATCTCTTCCGCGCCGTGCGCGAGCGCGGATGCGAGATCGAGGACTGCCGCCTGGCCCCGGCAGGTGCGCTGGTCGGGGCCAGCCTGCTCATTTCCGGATCCTGGGCGGCACTGGGCAAGCTGGAGACCGCGCTGCCCAACATCGCGCAGAAATTCGACATGCAGGTGCAGTTCGCGCGCTGCGGCGAGCGCGAAGCCGCGCCCGACTACCGGCCCTACGCGGTCGAGGTGTTCGCGCCGCAGCATGCCGACCTGATCGTGCACCTGCTCGAATTCTTCGCCGGACAGGACGTCGACGTTCCCGAGGTGATGATCCAGAAGTACGCCTCGCAGCACACCGGCGCCAGCATGTGCAGCGTGCACATGGTCGTCCATGTGCCGGTGAACCAGCATCCGCAGGCGCTGCGCGAGTCGTTCATGGATCTCTGCGACGATCTCAATGCCGACGGCCTGCTCGATCCCATCAAGACCTGA
- a CDS encoding peroxiredoxin, which yields MTLSAGDPIPDLELPATGDEGSIRLRDLKGSALVLYFYPKDNTPGCTQEGQDFAAMESEFAAAGARIIGVSRDTVRTHENFRKKYGFGFTLLSDAEEQACQAFDVIREKNMYGKKVRGIERSTFLFDADGKLATEWRKVKVDGHADAVLEAVKAL from the coding sequence ATGACCCTTTCCGCTGGCGACCCGATTCCCGACCTCGAGCTTCCCGCAACCGGTGACGAGGGCAGCATCAGGCTGCGCGATCTGAAGGGCAGCGCCCTGGTGCTGTACTTCTACCCCAAGGACAACACGCCGGGCTGCACGCAGGAAGGGCAGGACTTCGCCGCGATGGAGAGCGAATTCGCGGCCGCCGGCGCGCGCATCATCGGCGTGTCGCGCGACACCGTGCGCACGCACGAGAACTTCCGCAAGAAGTACGGCTTCGGCTTCACGCTGCTGTCCGATGCCGAGGAGCAGGCCTGCCAGGCCTTCGATGTCATCCGCGAGAAGAACATGTACGGCAAGAAGGTGCGCGGCATCGAGCGCAGCACCTTCCTGTTCGACGCCGACGGCAAGCTGGCGACCGAGTGGCGCAAGGTCAAGGTCGACGGTCACGCCGATGCGGTCCTGGAAGCCGTGAAGGCCCTCTGA
- a CDS encoding PhoH family protein — protein sequence MTQRRIFVLDTNVLMHDPASLYRFEEHDLYLPMVVLEELDAAKKGTSEVSRNARQVSRMLDDIVSQADRAQMTDGLPLSGGRPPGLQTPVDGSAGAEPARSGRIFFQTRPAATALPDLLPGNKPDNSILVCALSLATEYPETAVTLVSKDINLRIKAAVVGIHAEDYYNDQVLEDVDLLHHGHSALPDDFWAAHGDAMESWQDNRGNAHYSVSGPMVSEWSPNQFLYLPDEADEGTGLELRVDRADSNAAELSVVEDYREGKRGVWGVHAKNREQNFALNLLLDPDIDFVTLLGAAGTGKTLLTLAAGLAQTLDEARYREIIMTRVTVPLGEDIGFLPGTEEEKMTPWMGALMDNLEVLTQAGEGSEWERAATNELLAKRIKIRSLNFMRGRTFFNRFIIIDEAQNLTSKQMRTMITRCGPGTKMVCLGNLAQIDTPYLSETTSGLTYVVDRFRGWPHGGHITLARGERSRLAAFASDVL from the coding sequence ATGACGCAACGTCGCATCTTCGTGCTGGACACCAACGTCCTCATGCACGACCCCGCTTCGCTCTACCGCTTCGAGGAGCACGACCTCTATCTGCCGATGGTGGTGCTGGAAGAGCTCGACGCCGCCAAGAAGGGCACCAGCGAGGTCTCGCGCAATGCGCGCCAGGTCTCCCGCATGCTCGACGACATCGTCAGCCAGGCGGATCGCGCCCAGATGACCGACGGCCTGCCGCTGTCCGGCGGCCGGCCGCCCGGGCTGCAGACACCGGTCGACGGCAGCGCCGGCGCGGAACCCGCCAGAAGCGGGCGCATCTTCTTCCAGACGCGACCGGCCGCGACCGCCCTGCCCGACCTGCTGCCCGGCAACAAGCCGGACAACAGCATTCTGGTCTGCGCACTGAGCCTCGCGACCGAGTATCCCGAGACCGCCGTGACACTGGTGTCGAAGGACATCAACCTGCGCATCAAGGCGGCGGTCGTCGGCATCCACGCCGAGGACTACTACAACGACCAGGTACTGGAGGACGTCGACCTCCTGCACCACGGCCACAGCGCCCTGCCGGACGACTTCTGGGCAGCCCACGGCGACGCCATGGAGAGCTGGCAGGACAACCGGGGCAACGCGCACTACAGCGTCAGCGGCCCCATGGTCTCGGAATGGTCGCCCAACCAGTTCCTCTATCTGCCCGACGAGGCCGACGAGGGCACCGGCCTGGAGCTGCGCGTCGACCGTGCCGACAGCAACGCGGCCGAGCTGTCCGTGGTCGAGGACTACCGCGAGGGCAAGCGCGGCGTCTGGGGCGTGCACGCCAAGAATCGCGAGCAGAACTTCGCGCTCAACCTGCTGCTCGACCCGGACATCGACTTCGTCACACTGCTCGGCGCCGCCGGCACCGGCAAGACACTGCTGACGCTGGCAGCCGGTCTCGCCCAGACCCTTGACGAAGCGCGCTACCGCGAGATCATCATGACCCGCGTGACCGTGCCGCTGGGCGAGGACATCGGCTTCCTGCCCGGCACCGAGGAAGAGAAGATGACGCCGTGGATGGGCGCGCTCATGGACAACCTCGAGGTCCTCACCCAGGCCGGCGAAGGCAGCGAGTGGGAGCGCGCCGCGACCAACGAGCTGCTGGCCAAGCGCATCAAGATCCGCAGCCTCAACTTCATGCGCGGGCGCACCTTCTTCAACCGTTTCATCATCATCGACGAGGCGCAGAACCTGACCTCGAAGCAGATGCGCACCATGATCACGCGCTGCGGCCCCGGCACCAAGATGGTCTGCCTGGGCAACCTGGCGCAGATCGACACCCCCTATCTGTCCGAGACCACCTCCGGCCTTACCTACGTGGTCGACCGCTTCCGCGGCTGGCCGCACGGTGGCCACATCACGCTGGCGCGCGGCGAGCGCTCGCGACTGGCGGCCTTCGCATCGGACGTGCTGTAG
- a CDS encoding amino acid--tRNA ligase-related protein codes for MTAGRDPASTASTAGRPDLRHLLQRRAALLARIRAFFAERGATEVDAPLRAPAVVSEPHIRALACEGGWLLPSPEYWLKRLLADGSGDVYQLAHAFRGGESGRHHAEEFLLCEWYRLGRDEHHVAAELDALLQVCDAPAVAGRLRYADAFRAEAGIDPLAPASALAEAAVAHGLAPADAPEHADAGYWRDLLMGLCVQPRLGHAGPVLLTGYPAIDSPLACLQQDDPRWSTRFELFWRGVELANGCRERRGADLPDGSGLPEDFPECAGVALGVDRLLMLLLGADDIAAAMPIPRAQ; via the coding sequence GTGACCGCGGGCCGGGATCCGGCATCCACCGCGTCCACCGCGGGCAGGCCGGACCTGCGCCACCTGCTGCAGCGACGGGCCGCGCTTCTCGCGCGCATCCGCGCCTTCTTCGCCGAGCGCGGCGCGACCGAGGTCGATGCGCCGCTGCGCGCGCCGGCGGTGGTCTCCGAGCCACACATCCGGGCGCTGGCCTGCGAGGGCGGCTGGCTGCTGCCCTCGCCGGAGTACTGGCTGAAGCGCCTGCTGGCGGACGGCAGCGGTGATGTCTACCAGCTCGCGCACGCCTTCCGCGGCGGCGAGTCCGGACGCCATCACGCCGAGGAGTTCCTGCTCTGCGAGTGGTATCGGCTGGGGCGCGACGAGCATCACGTCGCCGCCGAACTCGACGCCCTGCTGCAGGTCTGCGATGCGCCCGCGGTGGCCGGCCGGCTGCGCTACGCGGACGCGTTCCGGGCCGAAGCGGGCATCGATCCGCTGGCGCCGGCCAGCGCGCTCGCCGAGGCCGCGGTGGCGCACGGGCTGGCACCGGCGGATGCGCCGGAACACGCCGATGCCGGCTACTGGCGGGATCTGCTGATGGGGCTGTGCGTGCAGCCGCGGCTCGGCCACGCGGGTCCGGTGCTACTCACCGGCTATCCCGCGATCGACAGTCCGCTGGCCTGCCTGCAGCAGGACGATCCGCGCTGGTCGACGCGCTTCGAGCTGTTCTGGCGCGGCGTCGAACTGGCGAACGGGTGCCGCGAGCGCCGCGGCGCCGATCTGCCGGACGGCAGCGGCCTTCCCGAGGACTTTCCGGAGTGCGCTGGCGTGGCCCTGGGCGTTGATCGCCTGCTCATGCTGCTGCTCGGTGCCGACGATATTGCCGCGGCGATGCCGATTCCGCGCGCGCAATAG
- the efp gene encoding elongation factor P, with translation MASFSTNEFKSGLKILLDGEPYAIVENEFVKPGKGQAFNRVKVRNLKSGRTIERTFKSGESVEAADVVELDMQYLYADGEFWHFMDPQSYEQITADKRAVGDNEVWFKEQDTCVVTLWNGAPIQVLPPNNVELKIVETDPGLRGDTATGGTKPAKLETGAVVRVPLFIEEGEVIKVDTRSGEYLSRVKE, from the coding sequence ATGGCCAGCTTCAGCACCAACGAATTCAAATCCGGTCTCAAGATCCTGCTCGACGGCGAGCCCTACGCCATCGTCGAGAACGAGTTCGTCAAGCCCGGCAAGGGCCAGGCCTTCAATCGCGTCAAGGTGCGCAATCTCAAGAGCGGCCGCACGATCGAGCGCACCTTCAAGTCCGGCGAATCGGTGGAAGCGGCCGACGTCGTCGAGCTCGACATGCAGTACCTGTACGCGGACGGCGAGTTCTGGCACTTCATGGATCCGCAGAGCTACGAGCAGATCACCGCCGACAAGCGTGCGGTGGGCGACAACGAGGTCTGGTTCAAGGAGCAGGACACCTGCGTGGTGACGCTGTGGAACGGCGCGCCCATCCAGGTGCTGCCGCCCAACAATGTGGAACTCAAGATCGTCGAGACCGACCCGGGCCTGCGCGGCGACACCGCCACCGGTGGCACCAAGCCCGCCAAGCTGGAGACCGGCGCGGTGGTGCGCGTGCCGCTGTTCATCGAGGAGGGCGAGGTCATCAAGGTCGACACGCGCTCCGGCGAGTACCTGTCGCGCGTCAAGGAGTGA
- the epmB gene encoding EF-P beta-lysylation protein EpmB — MIAEALAAPDSTSTVAAWQRELQESFRSPAALAAHLGLEPCPPHVPTAFAFRVPRAFAARMRRGDPADPLLRQVWPAPAETHEASGFGPDPVGDLAAARGDGLLHKYHGRVLLTLTGACAVHCRYCFRRHFPYAGQTASRGAWTRVLEALHADPSIEEVILSGGDPLSLPDARLAAITDDLAAVPHLRRLRIHTRQPVVLPSRVDDALLAWLSRFPLPTSVVLHVNHANEIDAALMAACAALRRTGVHLLNQAVLLRGVNDSVADQTALSVALFDAGVVPYYLHLLDRVRGAAHFHVPEEAATTIMMQMRDRLPGYLVPRLAREDAGAGAKTVIA; from the coding sequence ATGATAGCAGAAGCCCTCGCCGCCCCCGACAGCACCAGCACGGTCGCCGCATGGCAACGGGAGCTGCAGGAGAGCTTCCGCAGCCCCGCCGCCCTCGCCGCGCATCTCGGCCTGGAGCCGTGCCCACCGCATGTCCCGACAGCCTTCGCCTTCCGGGTGCCGCGCGCTTTCGCCGCGCGCATGCGCCGTGGCGACCCGGCCGATCCATTGCTGCGCCAGGTCTGGCCGGCACCCGCCGAGACGCACGAGGCATCCGGGTTCGGCCCCGATCCGGTCGGTGATCTTGCAGCCGCAAGGGGCGACGGTCTGCTGCACAAGTACCACGGCCGCGTCCTGCTGACGCTGACCGGTGCGTGCGCGGTGCACTGCCGCTACTGCTTCAGGCGCCACTTCCCGTATGCCGGGCAGACCGCGAGCCGCGGCGCCTGGACGCGCGTGCTGGAAGCGCTCCACGCCGATCCGAGCATCGAGGAGGTGATCCTGTCCGGCGGCGACCCCCTGTCGCTGCCCGATGCGCGGCTGGCGGCGATCACCGATGATCTCGCCGCCGTCCCGCACCTGCGCCGCCTGCGCATCCACACCCGCCAGCCGGTCGTGCTGCCGTCGCGTGTCGACGACGCCCTGCTCGCCTGGCTGTCGCGCTTCCCGCTGCCGACCAGCGTGGTACTGCACGTCAACCACGCCAACGAGATCGACGCGGCATTGATGGCGGCCTGCGCGGCGCTGCGCCGCACCGGCGTGCACCTGCTGAACCAGGCCGTGCTGCTGCGCGGCGTCAACGATTCGGTGGCCGACCAGACGGCGCTTTCGGTCGCGCTCTTCGACGCCGGCGTAGTACCTTACTACCTGCACCTGCTGGACCGCGTTCGCGGCGCAGCCCATTTCCATGTGCCCGAGGAGGCGGCGACAACCATCATGATGCAGATGCGCGATCGGCTCCCGGGCTACCTGGTGCCCCGACTCGCACGCGAGGACGCCGGCGCCGGGGCCAAGACCGTCATCGCCTGA